The Thermoclostridium stercorarium subsp. stercorarium DSM 8532 genome contains a region encoding:
- a CDS encoding spore germination protein, producing MRRRKRERRTVRRIIKAGELTGLNNTPVKAEDSETILTKSLEENIKILKDKFKDDSTVIFRRFQNRFVPDLKCCIVFIEGMIDFKHINRQIIEPIMEQDLRNLSMSCDLLEEIKDKVLPVNDVEESGDLDRILQSICYGNTAFMLDGYDTVLLVESKGWEVRAITEPESGKVIRGPREGFTEHVISNISLIRRRIKNPNLKFRFMQLGKRTNTTVCITYIEGIAQESVLTELVRRLNSIDIDGILDSGYIQELISDAPFSTFPTVGYTERPDVVVARMLEGRIAVIVDGSPFVLTVPHVLVENIQVNEDYYDHFIFGSFNRFLRAVASIATISIPAVYLALVTYHQEMIPTQLLISLSASLEGVPLPTSLSLIIMLLVFDILREAGARMPTAVGQTVNIVGTLVLGQAAVEAHLVSAPVIIVTAISGITTLIVPTLIESLVLLRLFLLILASILGLYGYFIGIILIYLHLMSLRSFGVPYMLSVTRITDHDGQDAWIRAPWWSMTLRPKIIGAKNLVRQISNRNRG from the coding sequence ATGCGGAGACGCAAAAGGGAGAGGCGTACGGTAAGAAGAATAATAAAGGCTGGTGAATTAACCGGGCTTAATAACACACCGGTAAAAGCCGAGGACAGTGAAACTATACTTACAAAATCCCTTGAAGAAAATATAAAGATACTGAAGGATAAATTTAAAGACGACAGTACCGTTATTTTCAGGAGATTCCAAAACAGATTTGTACCGGATTTAAAATGCTGCATTGTTTTTATAGAAGGCATGATAGATTTTAAACACATAAACAGGCAAATTATCGAGCCCATAATGGAACAGGATTTGAGAAACCTGTCAATGTCCTGCGATCTTCTGGAGGAAATAAAGGATAAAGTCCTGCCGGTGAATGACGTGGAAGAATCCGGAGATTTGGATAGAATTCTTCAGTCGATATGTTATGGTAATACCGCGTTCATGCTGGACGGATATGATACCGTATTGTTGGTCGAATCAAAGGGATGGGAAGTAAGAGCCATCACCGAACCCGAATCGGGAAAAGTTATACGCGGTCCGAGGGAAGGATTTACCGAACATGTTATTTCCAATATATCCCTTATCAGAAGGAGAATTAAAAATCCCAACCTTAAATTCAGGTTTATGCAGTTGGGAAAGCGGACCAATACGACAGTCTGCATAACATATATAGAAGGAATTGCACAAGAAAGTGTTCTGACCGAACTGGTACGGCGCCTTAACAGTATAGACATAGACGGTATACTGGATTCAGGTTATATACAGGAACTGATTTCGGACGCACCGTTTTCCACATTCCCTACCGTGGGATATACCGAGCGGCCGGATGTGGTTGTGGCAAGGATGCTGGAGGGCAGAATAGCAGTTATTGTCGACGGAAGCCCGTTTGTATTGACAGTTCCCCATGTTCTTGTGGAAAACATCCAGGTAAACGAGGATTATTACGATCATTTCATTTTCGGAAGTTTTAACAGGTTTCTCAGAGCTGTTGCTTCAATAGCCACAATAAGCATTCCGGCCGTTTATCTGGCTTTGGTGACATATCACCAGGAAATGATCCCCACCCAGCTTTTAATTTCATTATCGGCTTCTCTTGAGGGTGTGCCGTTGCCAACGTCCTTGTCGCTCATTATTATGCTTCTGGTTTTTGATATTTTGCGTGAGGCAGGAGCAAGGATGCCAACGGCGGTAGGCCAGACGGTTAATATTGTAGGCACGCTGGTACTCGGTCAGGCCGCCGTTGAAGCACACCTTGTAAGTGCACCTGTTATAATAGTAACGGCCATAAGCGGAATAACAACCCTGATAGTGCCGACACTGATAGAAAGCCTTGTGCTGTTGAGGTTGTTTTTACTGATACTTGCCTCCATCCTGGGTTTGTATGGCTATTTCATCGGGATAATTCTGATTTACCTTCACTTGATGTCCCTTCGTTCCTTTGGTGTGCCGTATATGCTTTCTGTTACAAGAATTACGGATCATGACGGACAGGACGCATGGATTCGTGCGCCGTGGTGGTCGATGACACTGAGACCCAAGATAATCGGGGCGAAAAATTTAGTAAGACAGATATCAAATCGCAACAGGGGATGA
- a CDS encoding Ger(x)C family spore germination protein yields MRTKAVLLSGLIFTLLVLTSCWNYREVNEIAIVIGAAVDKGKTSKYMLTVEILDVSRGLQTQVSSKILSVEGETIFDAVRRLISVEGKRGYWGHAHVVLIGEELARENISEVINFFRHDAETRGDLYVIISKGCRAGEILNAGIPLGQVLSETLARSLENSKFLSEVPETRLYTLTQDIKSDKIALTLPTVTLETVEDKIIPVFCGAAVFQRSKMIDHLEKEEVKAMLFLKNEINGGVIVTEMGTERISLEIFGNNTKMKIRENEDQVIFDVTVETSVVIEELTDSIDYSDLAVLNEIKEMSEAQLKGKLQSILDKARQLRADIFGFEQKLYEDNPGKWVEMSENYDTVFSGIQVDLSVNINILNTSILYNQLNEGK; encoded by the coding sequence TTGCGAACAAAAGCCGTTCTATTGTCAGGGCTTATATTTACTCTGCTGGTATTAACATCGTGCTGGAATTACAGGGAAGTTAACGAAATAGCCATAGTTATTGGTGCTGCTGTGGACAAGGGCAAAACCAGCAAATACATGCTTACAGTGGAAATTCTGGATGTAAGCCGCGGACTTCAGACACAGGTGTCTTCGAAGATTCTGTCGGTAGAAGGCGAAACGATTTTTGACGCCGTAAGGAGGTTGATTTCTGTAGAAGGTAAACGGGGTTACTGGGGTCATGCGCATGTTGTGCTTATCGGTGAAGAACTTGCCCGTGAGAACATATCCGAGGTGATTAATTTTTTCAGACATGATGCAGAAACAAGAGGGGATCTTTACGTTATCATATCAAAAGGATGCAGAGCGGGTGAAATTTTAAATGCAGGCATACCTTTGGGGCAGGTTTTGTCGGAAACATTGGCCAGAAGCCTGGAAAACAGCAAATTCCTTTCCGAGGTGCCGGAAACAAGGCTTTATACACTAACCCAGGATATAAAATCGGATAAAATCGCCCTTACTCTGCCTACAGTGACTTTGGAAACAGTAGAAGACAAAATCATTCCTGTCTTCTGCGGAGCGGCTGTTTTTCAGAGAAGCAAAATGATAGACCACCTGGAAAAGGAAGAGGTTAAGGCAATGTTATTTTTAAAAAACGAAATAAATGGCGGTGTAATTGTTACCGAAATGGGAACAGAACGTATTTCTCTCGAAATATTTGGTAATAATACCAAAATGAAAATAAGAGAAAATGAGGATCAGGTTATATTTGACGTAACCGTTGAGACCAGTGTGGTCATTGAGGAATTAACTGACAGTATTGATTACAGCGATCTTGCCGTTTTGAATGAAATTAAGGAAATGAGCGAAGCGCAGCTTAAAGGTAAACTTCAGAGCATACTTGACAAGGCAAGGCAACTTAGGGCGGATATTTTCGGCTTTGAACAAAAACTGTATGAAGACAATCCCGGTAAATGGGTTGAAATGTCCGAAAATTATGACACGGTTTTTAGCGGCATTCAGGTTGATTTGTCCGTCAACATAAATATATTGAATACATCGATTTTGTACAACCAGCTTAATGAGGGAAAATAA
- a CDS encoding GerAB/ArcD/ProY family transporter translates to MVKITDKEAICILVLFLLGSSIVIGTGTEVENDAWIAGIFGLVFFIPFALIYARIQALYYGKDLFEISKLLFGKTIGTFIIILYTWYSLHLGALVLRNFSEFANITTLNDTPLIVVMLSFSIIIIAAARSGIEVIGRLCTYALPLVIFVLFLMEMLSIRQMQFNHIKPVFVHGFPRILEAGFSAFSFPFAESVVFLGVFYALKKKNSAYKVLVIGAVISGIILITLTMVNIFILGAVVKDFYFPSYSSFARIRLGNFLQKMEGTISVSYAITCLIKSSVCLFVACKGISALFGLEDYGLITIQTGLIMTYLSFIVYDNTVEMQNWVSETYSYYAFPFQVIIPVIAWIFAEIKSRWRIFKEKSKKSGTRKRKNVSTGNMQSD, encoded by the coding sequence ATGGTAAAAATAACCGACAAGGAAGCAATATGCATTTTAGTACTATTTTTATTGGGAAGTTCCATAGTAATCGGGACCGGGACCGAAGTTGAAAATGATGCGTGGATAGCCGGTATTTTCGGGCTTGTTTTCTTTATTCCGTTTGCATTGATTTATGCAAGGATACAGGCACTTTACTACGGTAAAGATTTATTTGAGATATCCAAATTATTGTTTGGAAAAACGATCGGTACTTTTATCATTATCTTATATACATGGTATTCACTTCATCTTGGGGCGCTGGTATTAAGAAATTTCAGCGAATTTGCAAATATAACTACATTGAATGACACGCCGCTTATTGTCGTGATGCTTAGTTTCAGCATTATCATTATTGCAGCGGCCAGGTCGGGTATTGAAGTTATAGGCAGGCTGTGTACATATGCCCTGCCACTTGTGATTTTTGTATTGTTTTTAATGGAGATGCTGTCGATAAGGCAGATGCAGTTCAACCATATAAAGCCTGTTTTCGTACATGGGTTCCCCAGAATATTAGAGGCGGGCTTTTCCGCATTTTCCTTTCCTTTCGCCGAATCGGTTGTTTTTCTCGGAGTTTTTTATGCGCTGAAAAAAAAGAACTCGGCATACAAGGTCCTTGTAATTGGAGCGGTTATATCAGGCATTATCCTTATTACACTTACCATGGTAAATATATTCATTCTGGGGGCGGTGGTAAAGGATTTTTATTTCCCGTCATATTCTTCTTTTGCACGGATACGGCTGGGAAATTTTCTCCAGAAAATGGAAGGTACGATATCGGTTTCGTATGCAATCACATGCCTTATTAAATCAAGTGTATGCCTGTTTGTTGCCTGCAAAGGCATATCGGCACTGTTCGGCCTGGAAGATTACGGATTGATTACAATACAGACAGGCCTTATAATGACATATCTGTCGTTTATAGTTTATGATAACACCGTCGAAATGCAAAACTGGGTGTCAGAAACCTATTCGTATTATGCATTCCCGTTTCAGGTTATAATCCCCGTAATAGCATGGATTTTTGCTGAAATTAAAAGCAGGTGGCGGATTTTTAAGGAAAAGTCTAAAAAGAGCGGGACAAGAAAACGAAAAAACGTAAGTACCGGTAATATGCAGTCAGATTAA
- a CDS encoding glycoside hydrolase family 2 TIM barrel-domain containing protein, with protein MLPVKKYWEDPSVLHVNCEKPRAYFIPYESYENALKGVRGTSEYFRSLNGIWHFKYYPSVYDVEDGFYNEDFSCEGYDRIPVPSNWQMHGYDTPNYTNVNYPFPCDPPYVPNENPAGIYIRDFYIDKNPDEKDVYLLFEGVNSCFYLWINGVEVGYSQVSHMTSEFLITPYLKQGTNRIAVMVLKWCDGSYLEDQDMWRHSGIFRDVYLLYRDKAHIRDFFIRTDLDKNYTKATVTCEIEFSAPDALNPGDFTVRAIVKDIHGNDIFDRTMSLSQKDSFEFEIDNAYLWSAETPNLYQLVLCHGNEVILQKFGIIKTEIIDSVIHINGKPVKFKGVNRHDSHPELGHVTPPDHIKRDLILMKRHNINAIRTSHYPNDPRFLEYCNELGFYVIDEADLETHGVRHAGDFCMLSKDPSFAEAFLDRMQRMVERDKNNPCIVMWSLGNESGFGPNHRKMAEWTKSRDKSRLIHYEGAFNEEVLKADSDNSCLDVYSNMYASIDWLENTFLKMENEKRPHILCEYSHAMGNGPGDLKDYWDLIYKYPRLSGGFVWEWTDHGIKTQTPDGITYYAYGGDFNDEPNDGNFCIDGLVYPDRTPHTGLLELKNVIAPVRTEAVNLASGEFRITNLYDFIDLSHLCLNWVIEKNGIRIDSGTIYDLNIAPHQSEIIRIPYELPERSDGRYFIRIFYTLKEDTVWAKKGYEIAFAQFELPTGSVKKITVIAPPFVNISKNGKSVKITGRNFEYEFSLADGCFTRISSAGMELICGKPSFTVWRAPTDNDRNEKSNWIRNGYDRLKTHIYTVEIIKETENSVSFKTTYSMGAYSMKPVLKGTVIWTVYGSGDIFLDNAVEVREGLPFLPRYGLKLVMPKGSEYVEFFGYGPHESYIDKHRSTYKSRFATTVTEMHENYLYPQENGSHYGTEWALIANALGFGLLFIGMNEFSFNASHYTPENLTEAGHPHELTKLPETIVHIDYKMSGVGSNSCGPRLLPKYQLNEREFEFKLRIKPVFRHDIVIDDIIREQIE; from the coding sequence TTGCTGCCCGTAAAAAAATACTGGGAAGATCCTTCTGTTCTGCATGTGAATTGCGAAAAACCAAGGGCATATTTCATTCCGTATGAGTCTTACGAAAATGCCCTTAAGGGTGTCAGAGGCACATCGGAGTATTTCCGTTCCCTTAACGGGATATGGCACTTCAAATATTATCCGAGTGTATATGATGTGGAAGACGGGTTCTACAATGAGGACTTTAGCTGTGAAGGATATGACAGAATTCCAGTTCCTTCGAACTGGCAAATGCATGGTTACGACACCCCCAACTATACAAACGTCAATTATCCTTTTCCCTGTGATCCGCCTTATGTACCGAACGAAAATCCCGCAGGTATTTATATCAGGGATTTTTATATAGACAAAAACCCGGATGAAAAAGATGTGTATCTGCTTTTTGAAGGCGTAAACTCATGTTTTTACCTCTGGATTAACGGCGTTGAGGTCGGATACAGCCAGGTCAGCCACATGACTTCGGAATTCTTAATAACACCTTATTTGAAACAGGGCACAAACAGGATAGCGGTGATGGTACTGAAATGGTGTGACGGAAGCTACCTGGAAGATCAGGATATGTGGAGGCATTCGGGTATTTTCAGAGACGTATACCTTTTGTACAGGGACAAGGCACATATCAGGGATTTCTTCATTAGGACCGATCTTGACAAAAACTACACAAAAGCCACCGTTACGTGTGAAATCGAGTTCAGCGCACCGGACGCCCTAAATCCGGGAGATTTTACCGTCCGCGCAATTGTAAAAGACATTCATGGAAATGATATATTTGACAGAACAATGTCCCTCTCACAGAAAGACTCTTTCGAATTCGAAATTGACAACGCTTATCTCTGGAGCGCCGAAACACCCAACCTGTATCAGTTGGTTCTTTGTCACGGGAATGAAGTAATTCTTCAAAAATTCGGCATTATAAAAACCGAGATAATAGATTCGGTAATACATATTAACGGTAAACCCGTTAAGTTCAAAGGGGTAAACAGGCATGATTCCCATCCTGAGCTCGGGCATGTCACTCCTCCTGATCACATAAAGAGAGATCTTATCCTGATGAAAAGGCATAACATTAATGCAATAAGGACATCCCATTATCCGAACGATCCGAGGTTCCTCGAGTACTGCAATGAATTAGGTTTTTACGTGATAGATGAAGCCGATCTTGAAACCCACGGTGTAAGACACGCCGGGGATTTTTGCATGCTTTCAAAGGATCCTTCCTTCGCCGAAGCTTTTCTGGACAGAATGCAACGTATGGTGGAACGGGACAAAAACAATCCCTGCATTGTCATGTGGTCCCTTGGCAATGAATCGGGTTTCGGCCCGAACCACAGAAAAATGGCCGAGTGGACAAAAAGCAGGGATAAAAGCCGTCTAATCCATTATGAAGGCGCTTTTAACGAAGAAGTATTGAAAGCCGATTCGGACAATTCCTGCCTCGATGTTTACAGCAACATGTATGCAAGTATTGATTGGCTGGAAAACACGTTTTTGAAAATGGAAAACGAAAAAAGGCCGCATATTCTTTGCGAATATTCCCACGCCATGGGCAACGGCCCAGGTGATCTGAAGGATTACTGGGATCTGATATACAAATACCCCAGGCTTTCGGGTGGTTTTGTCTGGGAATGGACCGATCATGGCATAAAAACGCAAACGCCGGACGGTATTACTTATTACGCCTATGGCGGTGATTTCAACGATGAGCCGAATGACGGAAACTTCTGTATAGACGGCCTTGTCTATCCCGACAGAACTCCTCATACCGGGCTTCTTGAACTTAAAAACGTAATAGCCCCCGTCAGGACCGAAGCCGTTAATCTTGCATCGGGGGAATTCAGAATTACAAACCTGTATGACTTTATTGACCTGTCCCATCTGTGCCTGAACTGGGTTATTGAGAAAAACGGCATAAGAATTGATTCAGGAACAATTTATGATTTGAATATTGCCCCGCATCAGTCGGAAATCATCAGGATCCCGTATGAATTGCCGGAAAGAAGCGACGGAAGGTATTTTATAAGGATTTTCTACACCCTTAAGGAAGATACCGTCTGGGCTAAAAAAGGTTATGAAATAGCCTTTGCACAATTTGAACTTCCCACAGGCTCTGTGAAAAAAATTACAGTCATTGCCCCTCCTTTTGTTAATATTTCCAAGAACGGAAAAAGCGTAAAAATAACCGGAAGAAACTTCGAATACGAATTCAGCCTGGCTGACGGATGTTTTACAAGAATAAGCAGCGCCGGAATGGAGCTGATCTGCGGGAAACCTTCATTTACTGTATGGCGTGCCCCAACCGATAACGACAGAAACGAAAAATCGAACTGGATCCGTAATGGTTACGATCGCCTGAAAACTCATATTTATACCGTTGAAATAATAAAAGAAACAGAAAATTCCGTTTCATTTAAGACCACATATTCCATGGGGGCGTATTCGATGAAACCCGTCCTTAAAGGTACCGTAATCTGGACGGTTTACGGAAGCGGTGATATATTCCTCGATAATGCTGTCGAGGTGCGCGAAGGGCTTCCTTTCCTGCCCAGATACGGGTTAAAACTTGTAATGCCTAAAGGAAGCGAATATGTGGAATTCTTTGGTTACGGCCCGCATGAAAGCTATATTGACAAGCACAGAAGCACTTACAAGAGCAGGTTCGCAACAACCGTAACCGAAATGCATGAAAACTATCTGTACCCACAGGAAAACGGCAGCCATTACGGAACGGAATGGGCGTTAATTGCAAATGCATTGGGATTTGGGCTTTTGTTCATAGGAATGAATGAATTTTCGTTCAACGCGTCCCATTACACGCCCGAAAACCTTACCGAAGCCGGTCATCCCCATGAACTTACAAAGCTGCCCGAAACAATTGTTCATATTGATTACAAAATGAGCGGAGTTGGCTCCAACAGCTGCGGTCCAAGACTTTTACCGAAATACCAGCTGAATGAGCGGGAATTTGAATTCAAACTCCGCATTAAACCTGTTTTCAGGCATGACATTGTTATTGATGACATTATTCGTGAACAGATAGAATAG